The following proteins are encoded in a genomic region of Drosophila willistoni isolate 14030-0811.24 chromosome 3R, UCI_dwil_1.1, whole genome shotgun sequence:
- the LOC124459782 gene encoding mannose-binding protein A-like, translating to MFYLIFLCALSLVNANDCLLNDGHIDGSNSFYRLAKPLLLFLPTMQKRLESCETLKPPYAQERLDKIEMAMNKLQLSADKQIQSLLSWKSEVEAKHVNTDKESLVECQMEMRNKVLQVQDKSDALAICESKIEEFNFQRNTMKTKSNKFEQIGSKYYYIERQKKETWFGALHACHRLGSHLASPQNEEELDGLSNLLKTSGNNYWLDVHNHVNQNEYISVTTGEKAKYLKWNNNEPNHGQKGENCVELKPNLGKMNDRVCMEEIYFICEVKV from the exons atgttcTATTTGATTTTCTTGTGTGCATTAAGTCTGGTCAATGCAAATGATTGCTTG CTTAACGATGGGCATATCGATGGCTCTAATAGCTTTTATCGCTTAGCAAAACCACTTTTGTTATTTCTACCCACAATGCAAAAGCGATTGGAATCCTGTGAAACTCTGAAGCCACCTTATGCTCAAGAGAGATTGGATAAAATAGAAATGGCAATGAACAAATTGCAATTGAGTGCCGATAAGCAAATTCAATCATTGCTCTCCTGGAAATCAGAAGTCGAAGCAAAGCACGTGAATACCGATAAAGAATCTCTCGTCGAATGCCAAATGGAGATGAGGAACAAAGTACTACAAGTGCAGGACAAGTCCGATGCACTTGCAATTTGTGAATCAAAAATCGAAGAATTCAACTTTCAACGTAATACTATGAAGACAAAATCGAATAAATTCGAACAAATTGGCTCGAAATATTACTATATTGAAAGacagaaaaaagaaacttgGTTTGGCGCCTTGCACGCATGTCATCGTTTAGGTAGTCATCTGGCTAGTCCTCAGAATGAAGAAGAACTGGATGGACTTAgcaatttattaaaaacttcagGTAATAACTATTGGCTAGATGTCCATAATCACGtaaaccaaaatgaatatatatcGGTGACAACTGGTGAAAAAGCCAAATATCTTAAATGGAACAATAATGAACCAAATCATGGGCAAAAAGGTGAGAATTGTGTGGAATTGAAACCGAATTTGGGTAAAATGAACGATCGAGTGTGTATGGaggaaatttattttatatgcgaggtcaaagtttaa